In Cydia amplana chromosome 2, ilCydAmpl1.1, whole genome shotgun sequence, the following proteins share a genomic window:
- the LOC134662099 gene encoding facilitated trehalose transporter Tret1-2 homolog, which produces MDRCAYDYVNVNCDGEQNDSKKWRPLVRQIFICSGLWTMYFTPGLFLGVPPVYIAQSRKISNSTEALSAEMASWISSVFGYAAIPWVLILPLITQRFGRKISFYFVTISSIASHSLLYCSTTLTAFFISEIVTSITFVSHTTLLMQVIAEYTSPRYRGVFLTLKGASMYWGIWIGNIIGTFYHWKYVGLIGIVCSVYCCTAIFWPESPYWLASKRRYQESTEAHYWLKGYSTESRKELEMLISNQKSYNEKTLTKKTIKSNKGFSKSRSVIFTDEFYKPILLTLTLYLLYYCSGKLVCNMYVLEIITELTASESAAYLTMLVLDGVTVFGMYIGCLLSRIVKRRTLLFTCASNGVLFLYTVSLYLYLIKHEILEKNNIVIISLLTGFSIFITIGPMLLLSTICAEIVPQNYNQLACCMVGLIDKIIFSIVLKLSPSLFRALGIHGSFLFYGVTSNIFILILYKHLPETKEKTLQEIANSFKNKWSNQSE; this is translated from the exons ATGGACAGATGTGCTTAtgattatgttaatgttaattgtGATGGTGAACAAAATGATTCGAAAAAGTGGAGACCACTGGTTCGGCAG ATTTTTATCTGCAGTGGCTTGTGGACGATGTATTTTACACCAGGGTTGTTTTTGGGCGTACCTCCGGTATACATAGCACAGTCAAGGAAGATTTCAAACTCAACCGAAGCTCTCAGCGCCGAAATGGCATCTTGGATAT CGTCCGTATTTGGCTACGCGGCAATACCTTGGGTACTCATCTTACCATTAATAACACAGAGATTCGGAAGAAAAATCTCCTTTTACTTCGTAACGATCAGCTCAATCGCTAGCCACAGCCTTCTGTACTGCAGCACTACGTTGACTGCATTTTTCATAAGTGAAATAGTAACAAGCATTACTTTTGTCTCACACACAACTCTGCTGATGCAAGTAATTGCAGAGTACACATCACCTCGCTATAGAGGAGTGTTCTTGACGTTGAAAGGCGCTAGTATGTATTGGGGAATATGGATCGGGAATATAATAGGAACCTTTTATCACTGGAAGTATGTTGGTTTGATTGGAATTGTGTGTTCTGTTTATTGCTGTACAGCTATATTTTGGCCGGAATCGCCTTATTGGTTGGCATCGAAACGAAGATACCAAGAAAGTACAGAAGCCCACTACTGGTTGAAAGGTTACAGTACAGAATCCAGAAAGGAGCTTGAAATGCTTATTAGTAATCAAAAAAGCTATAATGAGAAAACCTTGACAAAAAAGACGATTAAATCCAATAAAGGGTTTAGTAAATCGCGATCAGTAATATTTACCGATGAATTTTATAAGCCAATTCTATTAACGTTGACGTTATATTTACTGTATTATTGTTCCGGAAAGCTGGTGTGCAACATGTATGTTTTAGAAATAATTACAGAATTGACTGCAAGTGAATCTGCTGCTTACCTAACGATGTTGGTGCTCGACGGAGTTACTGTATTTGGCATGTATATCGGATGCTTGCTCTCTAGAATCGTAAAAAGAAGAACTCTTTTATTTACCTGTGCGTCAAATGGTGTCTTATTTTTGTATACTGTGTCACTGTACCTCTACTTAATAAAACACGAAATTCTAGAGAAAAACAATATAGTTATAATTTCACTGTTAACtggattttcaatatttattactATTGGACCGATGTTATTACTCTCTACTATTTGTGCAGAAATAGTACCGCAAAATTATAACCAATTGGCATGTTGTATGGTAGGATTGattgataaaataatatttagtattgttttaaaattgtctCCATCGCTTTTTAGAGCACTGGGAATACACGGCAGTTTTTTATTCTATGGTGTAACTTCAAATATTTTCATTctgatattatataaacatctTCCAGAAACTAAAGAAAAAACGCTTCAAGAAATCGCCAACTCTTTCAAAAATAAATGGTCTAATCAAAGCGAATGA